In one Solanum lycopersicum chromosome 11, SLM_r2.1 genomic region, the following are encoded:
- the ABCB18 gene encoding ABC transporter B family member 21 isoform X2: MVYLGMAAGVASLLQVSCWTLTAERQVSRLKVLYLRSTVRQDVSFFDTEVNTGEVIAKMSGDIFVIQDAMGEKVGRLIRSMAMVIGGFVTAFIKGWLLAIVMLSPIVPLAIVIGTMYLFMSRKASLSQKAYSKAANVVEQTISSIRTVASFTGEKEACEKYDKSLEKAYRSGVHEGLANGLGMGSAYFILFCNYSLAFWYGGKMILEKGYTGGSVLSVALAVLTASFSIGEASPCLASFTAGTAAAYKMFEIIKRNPEIDVYNNSGIVLDDIRGEIEIKHVCFSYPSRPTDRILNDFSLLIPSGKSTALVGGSGSGKSTIISLIERFYDPQSGEIFIDGHNLKEFQVKWIRQKIALVSQEPTLFSTSIKENIAYGKEGATKEEIEAAIEKANAAKFINRLPEGLETNVGERGTQLSGGQKQRIAIARAILKDPRILLLDEATSALDAESERVVQEALDRIMVDRTTIIVAHRLSTVRNADNIAVVHQGKVVEEGEHFELLKDPEGAYSQLIRSQDVSQAKEQLCLDDAQHFSTELRPESRNNDDITAIEEIPETRLAKSSDINSEESTKLEKNPVTRLAYLNKSEFPMILVGAIIAIISGCVFPVFGIVLTNTVKSFYEPPEDLKKDSQFWSLMIMVLATVLLITTPLETLFFTVAGCKLIRRIRSMCFQKVVHMEIGWFDETENSVGRLATKLSTDAAVVQVLVGDVLAKITKDLAAAIVAAMIAFQASWLLSLFLISMIPFMVGNAYLHSKLLQGFGSESKKLYEQASQIANDAVGSIRTIASFSAEEKVVELYTKASDIKGKTKKGMISGISYGVTTTFLFLVYAASGYVGARLMEDGKITFTDYFRVFFAVFLAAISVSQSSFIVNDLKRAKGAAASIFCILDRKSKIDSSKEDGLTLNQCKGVIEFKQVCFAYATRPDIQVLNGLSLTIPSGQSVALVGESGCGKSTVISLLQRYYNFSSGQIMLDGIDIQNFNLKWLRHQMGLVSQEPVLFNDTIRANIMYGKEAGEATEAEIIAATKLANAHKFISGLQQGYDTIVGERAVKLSGGQKQRIAIARAIMKNPKILLLDEATSALDAESERVVQMALDQIMVNRTTIIVAHRLSTIKEADIICVVKNGVIVEQGNHDTLISDENGQYTSLVRHHMGSI, encoded by the exons ATGGTTTATTTGGGCATGGCTGCAGGTGTAGCATCATTGCTTC AGGTGTCTTGTTGGACGCTTACTGCAGAGCGACAAGTGTCACGACTAAAGGTATTGTATTTAAGAAGTACTGTGCGACAAGACGTCAGTTTCTTTGATACGGAAGTGAATACAGGGGAAGTTATTGCGAAAATGTCTGGTGACATTTTTGTCATACAAGATGCTATGGGCGAGAAG GTGGGGAGGCTCATAAGGAGCATGGCAATGGTAATAGGAGGATTTGTTACTGCGTTTATCAAGGGGTGGCTTCTAGCAATTGTTATGCTATCACCCATTGTTCCACTGGCGATAGTTATTGGTACCATGTACCTCTTCATGTCTAGAAAAGCTTCGCTTTCACAAAAAGCTTATTCTAAAGCAGCTAATGTAGTTGAGCAAACAATAAGTTCCATCAGAACA GTTGCATCGTTCACAGGTGAAAAGGAGGCTTGCGAGAAGTATGATAAGTCGTTAGAGAAGGCATACAGATCTGGTGTACATGAAGGACTTGCAAATGGCTTAGGCATGGGATCAGCCTATTTTATTCTCTTCTGCAATTATTCTTTGGCTTTCTGGTATGGTGGAAAGATGATCTTGGAGAAAGGATACACAGGAGGTTCAGTGTTGAGCGTAGCTCTAGCTGTGCTAACTGCTTCATT TTCAATAGGTGAGGCATCTCCTTGCTTAGCATCATTTACAGCAGGGACAGCTGCTGCTTACAAGATGTTTGAGATTATAAAAAGAAATCCAGAGATTGATGTGTACAACAATAGTGGGATAGTTTTGGATGACATCCGTGGAGAAATAGAGATAAAACATGTCTGTTTTAGCTATCCAAGTAGACCAACAGACAGAATACTCAACGATTTTTCATTGTTAATCCCAAGTGGAAAATCTACTGCTTTGGTTGGTGGAAGCGGAAGTGGGAAGTCCACAATTATTAGTTTAATTGAGAGATTCTATGATCCACAATCAGGTGAAATTTTTATAGACGGACATAATCTCAAAGAGTTTCAGGTTAAGTGGATTAGACAGAAAATTGCTCTAGTAAGTCAAGAACCTACTTTATTTTCAACTAGCATTAAGGAAAATATTGCATATGGGAAAGAGGGAGCCACCAAAGAAGAAATTGAAGCAGCAATTGAGAAGGCAAATGCAGCTAAATTTATTAATAGGCTACCTGAg GGATTAGAGACAAATGTCGGTGAACGTGGAACTCAACTCTCTGGTGGACAAAAGCAGAGAATTGCTATAGCAAGGGCAATTCTGAAAGACCCTCGTATTTTACTTCTAGATGAGGCAACAAGTGCTCTAGATGCTGAGTCAGAGAGAGTTGTACAAGAAGCACTTGACAGAATAATGGTTGATAGAACAACCATAATAGTCGCGCATCGCCTAAGTACAGTGAGGAATGCTGATAATATTGCTGTCGTTCATCAAGGCAAAGTTGTTGAGGAAG GTGAACACTTTGAGCTATTGAAAGATCCAGAGGGAGCATACTCACAACTTATTCGCTCACAGGATGTATCTCAAGCAAAAGAGCAACTTTGCCTGGATGATGCACAACATTTTTCTACTGAGTTAAGACCAGAATCCAGAAACAATGATGATATTACAGCAATTGAAGAAATTCCTGAGACTAGATTGGCAAAAAGCTCAGACATTAATTCAGAAGAATCTACAAAGCTTGAAAAGAATCCAGTTACTCGCCTTGCGTATCTTAATAAGTCGGAGTTTCCTATGATTCTTGTGGGAGCAATAATTGCAATAATATCGGGTTGTGTATTCCCCGTTTTTGGAATAGTTTTAACCAACACTGTTAAATCATTTTATGAGCCACCGGAGGATCTAAAGAAAGATTCACAGTTTTGGTCACTCATGATTATGGTTCTTGCAACAGTACTTCTGATTACAACTCCACTAGAGACACTATTTTTTACTGTGGCTGGTTGTAAGTTGATCCGACGAATTAGATCAATGTGCTTTCAAAAGGTTGTCCACATGgaaattggttggtttgatgagACAGAGAACTCAGTTGGAAGACTAGCCACAAAGCTCTCTACTGATGCAGCTGTTGTTCAAGTTCTAGTCGGGGATGTATTGgcaaaaataactaaagatCTTGCAGCTGCAATTGTTGCGGCTATGATTGCTTTTCAAGCAAGTTGGTTGTTGTCTCTATTTCTCATATCCATGATACCATTCATGGTAGGCAATGCTTATCTTCATAGCAAACTCCTTCAAGGGTTCGGTTCAGAATCCAAG aAGTTGTACGAGCAAGCAAGTCAGATAGCCAACGATGCAGTCGGAAGTATAAGAACAATTGCTTCTTTTTCTGCAGAAGAGAAGGTAGTGGAGTTATATACGAAGGCAAGTGACATTAAGGGAAAGACCAAAAAAGGAATGATCAGTGGGATTAGTTACGGAGTTACAACTACCTTTTTATTCCTTGTATATGCAGCAAGTGGTTACGTTGGAGCTCGACTTATGGAAGATGGCAAAATTACATTTACTGATTATTTCCGC GTTTTCTTTGCTGTGTTTTTAGCAGCAATAAGCGTTTCTCAGTCAAGCTTCATCGTTAATGATTTAAAAAGAGCTAAGGGTGCTGCTGCTTCAATATTCTGTATATTAGATAGAAAATCGAAGATAGATTCAAGTAAAGAGGACGGCTTAACTTTAAACCAATGCAAAGGAGTGATAGAGTTTAAACAAGTATGCTTTGCATATGCAACGAGGCCAGACATCCAAGTTCTTAATGGCTTAAGTTTGACAATTCCGAGCGGACAG TCAGTTGCTTTAGTCGGAGAAAGTGGCTGCGGGAAGTCTACAGTGATTTCACTCTTACAAcgatattataatttttcttcgGGTCAAATTATGCTTGACGGGATTGACATccaaaatttcaatttgaaaTGGCTGAGGCATCAAATGGGGCTTGTGAGCCAAGAGCCAGTTCTGTTTAACGACACAATCCGAGCCAACATAATGTATGGGAAGGAAGCTGGAGAGGCAACTGAAGCAGAAATAATCGCTGCAACAAAACTAGCAAATGCCCACAAGTTCATTTCTGGCTTACAACAG GGGTACGATACCATTGTTGGAGAGCGAGCTGTTAAGCTTTCAGGTGGTCAAAAACAACGAATTGCCATTGCACGAGCTATTATGAAGaatccaaaaatattattgctggATGAAGCTACGAGTGCACTCGATGCAGAATCTGAAAGGGTTGTCCAAATGGCATTAGACCAAATCATGGTAAATCGAACTACAATCATCGTAGCACACAGATTATCGACAATCAAAGAAGCAGACATAATTTGTGTGGTGAAAAATGGAGTCATTGTAGAACAAGGAAATCATGATACTCTTATTAGTGATGAAAATGGACAATATACCTCTCTTGTCAGACATCATATGGGATctatctaa